The following are from one region of the Dreissena polymorpha isolate Duluth1 chromosome 2, UMN_Dpol_1.0, whole genome shotgun sequence genome:
- the LOC127869307 gene encoding uncharacterized protein LOC127869307, whose amino-acid sequence MASQKTVLLLVVLVSAALAARQASNLKNGKGQGKQKQNQRVGGWTSADQNDETVQQLAQFAAGQICSIFVVDAVQKAETQVVAGMNYRMDILVSKAWKCKVHVFEQSWTNTTRLTSFACKSVP is encoded by the exons atgGCTTCACAGAAGACTGTACTTTTGCTGGTCGTTCTAGTCAGCGCTGCATTAGCGGCACGTCAAGCGTCTAATTTGAAAAAcgggaaaggtcaaggtaaacaGAAACAAAACCAAAGAGTCGGTGGATGGACCTCGGCTGATCAAAATGATGAAACCGTTCAACAACTAGCGCAATTCGCAGCTGGGCAGATTTGCTCTATTTTCGTCGTAGATGCTGTACAAAAAGCTGAAACGCAA GTTGTTGCTGGTATGAACTATCGCATGGATATCCTAGTTTCCAAg GCTTGGAAATGCAAAGTACACGTGTTTGAGCAGAGTTGGACGAATACGACGAGGTTGACGTCGTTTGCCTGCAAATCCGTGCCGTAA